A single genomic interval of Lucilia cuprina isolate Lc7/37 chromosome 2, ASM2204524v1, whole genome shotgun sequence harbors:
- the LOC111686547 gene encoding cell wall protein DAN4-like isoform X1, with protein MAESKYISIPTSETNNTTYNMHNSSAKGESDDTDVITLNILTMYNNDNNSTSMPQTSTTSTTPTISTTRRLFSRKPKNLHLKISSPSLETENDSLSSDKIKSATTTKNNSTSSTTPSTSTTTTTTTTTSNSIFPHEQSRTSKKLNIGFENIRYTAHMGFFRRGEYEFYLEKYK; from the coding sequence ATGGCCGAatctaaatatatttcaataccCACCTCAGAGACCAACAACACAACCTACAATATGCATAATAGTTCAGCTAAAGGTGAAAGTGATGACACTGATGTCATAACCCTTAATATTCTAACAATGTATAATAATGACAACAACTCTACGTCTATGCCCCAAACGTCTACGACGTCGACCACACCTACAATATCAACCACCAGAAGATTATTTTcaagaaaaccaaaaaatttacatttaaaaatttcatctcCTTCACTGGAAACGGAAAATGATAGTTTGTCAAGTGATAAAATtaaatcagcaacaacaacaaaaaataattctacctcCTCAACGACACCGTCAACAtcgacgacaacaacaacaacaacaaccacatccAACTCTATATTTCCTCACGAACAGAGTAGAACGAGTAAAAAACTGAATATTGGTTTTGAAAATATACGCTATACGGCGCATATGGGATTTTTTCGTAGAGGTgagtacgaattttatttagaaaaatataaatga
- the LOC111686547 gene encoding bypass of stop codon protein 1-like isoform X2, with amino-acid sequence MHNSSAKGESDDTDVITLNILTMYNNDNNSTSMPQTSTTSTTPTISTTRRLFSRKPKNLHLKISSPSLETENDSLSSDKIKSATTTKNNSTSSTTPSTSTTTTTTTTTSNSIFPHEQSRTSKKLNIGFENIRYTAHMGFFRRGEYEFYLEKYK; translated from the coding sequence ATGCATAATAGTTCAGCTAAAGGTGAAAGTGATGACACTGATGTCATAACCCTTAATATTCTAACAATGTATAATAATGACAACAACTCTACGTCTATGCCCCAAACGTCTACGACGTCGACCACACCTACAATATCAACCACCAGAAGATTATTTTcaagaaaaccaaaaaatttacatttaaaaatttcatctcCTTCACTGGAAACGGAAAATGATAGTTTGTCAAGTGATAAAATtaaatcagcaacaacaacaaaaaataattctacctcCTCAACGACACCGTCAACAtcgacgacaacaacaacaacaacaaccacatccAACTCTATATTTCCTCACGAACAGAGTAGAACGAGTAAAAAACTGAATATTGGTTTTGAAAATATACGCTATACGGCGCATATGGGATTTTTTCGTAGAGGTgagtacgaattttatttagaaaaatataaatga